A single Glycine soja cultivar W05 chromosome 14, ASM419377v2, whole genome shotgun sequence DNA region contains:
- the LOC114383062 gene encoding SKP1-like protein 1A isoform X1 codes for MASTKKITLKSSDGETFEVEEAVAVAVESQTIKLMIEDNCADSGIPLPNVTSKILAKVIDYCKKHVEANCADEKPSEDELKAWDADFVKVDQATLFDLILRQYLERQCCF; via the exons ATGGCTTCGACGAAGAAGATCACACTGAAGAGTTCGGACGGCGAGACCTTCGAGGTGGAGGAGGCGGTGGCGGTGGCGGTGGAGTCCCAGACGATCAAGCTCATGATCGAGGACAACTGCGCCGACAGCGGAATTCCTCTCCCCAATGTTACCAGCAAGATTCTGGCCAAGGTTATCGACTATTGCAAGAAGCACGTTGAGGCCAATTGCGCTGATGAGAAGCCCAGTGAGGATGAACTCAAGGCTTGGGACGCTGATTTCGTCAAGGTTGATCAGGCCACCCTCTTTGATCTCATTCTG CGCCAATATCTTGAAAGGCAGTGTTGTTTCTGA
- the LOC114383062 gene encoding SKP1-like protein 1A isoform X2, translating into MASTKKITLKSSDGETFEVEEAVAVAVESQTIKLMIEDNCADSGIPLPNVTSKILAKVIDYCKKHVEANCADEKPSEDELKAWDADFVKVDQATLFDLILTAART; encoded by the coding sequence ATGGCTTCGACGAAGAAGATCACACTGAAGAGTTCGGACGGCGAGACCTTCGAGGTGGAGGAGGCGGTGGCGGTGGCGGTGGAGTCCCAGACGATCAAGCTCATGATCGAGGACAACTGCGCCGACAGCGGAATTCCTCTCCCCAATGTTACCAGCAAGATTCTGGCCAAGGTTATCGACTATTGCAAGAAGCACGTTGAGGCCAATTGCGCTGATGAGAAGCCCAGTGAGGATGAACTCAAGGCTTGGGACGCTGATTTCGTCAAGGTTGATCAGGCCACCCTCTTTGATCTCATTCTG